The Streptomyces sp. TLI_105 DNA segment AGAGCGGCGGCTTCGCGTGGATCGGGCTCCACGAGCCGACCGAGGCCGAATTCGCCGGTATCGCGGCCGAGTTCGGGCTGCACCCGCTCGCCGTCGAGGACGCCGTCCACGCCCACCAGCGGCCCAAGCTGGAGCGGTACGACGACACCCTCTTCACCGTCTTCAAGACCATCCACTACGTCGAGCACGCCGAACTCACCGCGACCAGCGAGGTCGTGGAGACCGGCGAGGTGATGGTCTTCACCGGCCCCGACTTCGTCATCACCGTCCGGCACGGCGGCCAGGGCTCGCTGCGCAACCTCCGCCACCGCCTCCAGGGCGAGCCGGAGCTCCTCGCCAAGGGCCCCTCGGCCGTCCTGCACTCCATCGCCGACCACGTCGTCGACGGCTACATCGCGGTCGCCGACGCCGTCGAGCTGGACATCGACCAGCTGGAGATCGACGTCTTCTCGCCGGCCGCGAAGGGCTCCACGCGCGGCACCGACACCGGCCGGATCTACCAGCTCAAGCGCGAGGTGCTGGAGTTCAAGCGGGCCGTCACGCCGCTGCTCCGCCCGATGCAGCTGCTCTCCGAGCGGCCGATGCGGCTGGTCGACCCCGACATCCAGAAGTACTTCCGGGACGTCGCCGACCACCTCGCCCGCGTCCAGGAGCAGGTCGTCGGCTTCGACGAGCTCCTCAACTCGATCCTCCAGGCCAACCTGGCGCAGGCGACCGTCGCGCAGAACGAGGA contains these protein-coding regions:
- a CDS encoding magnesium and cobalt transport protein CorA; protein product: MSMIRDLTAAVRPSLRHSLRKTPTTYTSYDPTRDHSASSAVVDCAVYRDGRRIDDRACLTPRGAMRQVRESGGFAWIGLHEPTEAEFAGIAAEFGLHPLAVEDAVHAHQRPKLERYDDTLFTVFKTIHYVEHAELTATSEVVETGEVMVFTGPDFVITVRHGGQGSLRNLRHRLQGEPELLAKGPSAVLHSIADHVVDGYIAVADAVELDIDQLEIDVFSPAAKGSTRGTDTGRIYQLKREVLEFKRAVTPLLRPMQLLSERPMRLVDPDIQKYFRDVADHLARVQEQVVGFDELLNSILQANLAQATVAQNEDMRKITSWAAIVAVPTAVCGVYGMNFDHMPELHWKYGYPMVLTGIIAICFTIHRTLKRNGWL